The window ccactgcaccagtatAAATGTCTGAccatgggtctgaggatttcatcctggtacctaacagctgtcaaggtaccgttggctagcatgcaGAGGTCTGTGTGACACTTCAAGGATAAgcttccccagaccatcactgaccaacCGCCAAAcaggtcatgctggatgatgttacagGCAACACAACattcaccatggcatctccagataatttcacgtctgtcacgtgtgttcagtgtgaacctgcgctcctctgtgaagagaacagggcgtcaatggtggacctgccaattctggtgttctctggcgaatgccaatcgagctgcatggtgctgggctgtgagcataggtcccactagaggacgtcggacTCTCATGcaaccctcatggagtctgttttggCCAGTTCGGTCAGAACTGTtcttcctcacacaaaggagtaGATACTGgtccttctacggccctgtccatctctcctcgtgtaacagccTTTCTCGTGgtttctcctccatgctcttgagactgtactgggagacacagcaaaccttcttgtgacggcatgtatggatgtgccatcctggatgatctggactacctgtgcaatctgaatgggctgcaggtaccgtcAAATGCTACCagcagtgacaaggacacttgcAAAATGCAAagctagagaagaatcagtcaggaaggataaggaaagcaattttctgtggccaccacctgcgaaaccattccctttttggggttgtcttgctgttgcctctccagtgcacctgttgtcactttcatttgcaccaaaacaagtgacattgattcacaatcgcttatgcttcctaactggacagattgaggTTTagttgacttggtgttatactgtgatgattaaaCTAAAGGGCAGTGTCATATTTATTAAACCAGAATCTACACAAAACGAAGAAGAAACAGAAATGGCAAAAGGTTGTAAACAAAGAAACGTAGCACTGCTCATTGCATTGCTGTATGCAGAAAAAAGGGAGAACAGTGGtctacactgtctgtctgtctgggagggagaacagtggtctacactgtctgtctgtctgggagggagaacagtggtctacactgtctgtctgtctgggagggagaacagtggtctacactgtctgtctgtctgggagggagaacagtggtctacactgtctgtctgtctgggagggagggagaacagtggtctacactgtctgtctgtctgggagggagaacagtggtctacactgtctgtctgtctgtctgtctgggaggGATAACAGTGAtctacactgtctgtctgtctgggagggagggagaacagtggtctacactgtctgtctgtctgggagggagggagaacagtgGTCTACACTATCTATCTGGCAGGCACTGTTGCTGATGTATTGACAGGCTGGGACTGCAGACCGTAATGCTTCTCTCATTACTGTTGAAATGCCAATAAGCCTGCATTTGGCCTTTCATGCAAAATGCACAATTGATCAgcacatctcatctcatctcttgCTGTCtttgatttaaatttaaaaatgtaaaaatagttTTCCCATATTTTAAAAGATTAACAGGGACTCGGTTCTGGAACTGTCTTTCTAGTGCTGTGGTGCTCAAGAGTTTCCTTATAGCAGTCAAAGGGTTCAGGCAGCACCTTGAGGATCTCTGGGTATTTAGAAGAGAGAGTGAACTGGCTAacaccatttctctctctctctctttctctcgctctctctctctctgtacatatatattatatattatatatatatcaaatgcATTTCAGTCTTGTTCCCATTCCAGTCCTTAGACTTGCATTTTGCATCCCTAAGATTTATGtatcctctctccccctccctctcttaaAGTCAGTCCATTAATATGTGCACATTCAGCAGTTAAGAACTCAGTCCATCTTCAGCCCTGCTCTTTGTATCTGATCCCCCCTCAAGCACACCACAACTAATATCATGAAAGCGTTGGTGGATTGTGAATGGAGAAACTTTAAAGAGACATCAGTATACTTTCCGGACAGCGAAACTCTGTTACAGAATTCTGTTTACCTGGTTAAAAGTCCTTTAGTGAACAGAATCGAAACATCAGCTTTGgactttttttaaaataaaagcacaACCTACTGTTTCCTTGGTAATCTGGCATTCTGCCTATGTGGCGTATTAGTGTAAATGGGGTTGTAGACACAGGCAGCACCACAGGGCAGGGCCGACTCCTTCACTCTAAGTGCTGCTGGTCATATTCCAGCCATCAGCGGATGTGGATCAATGCTTGGTTTACAGCTTTACATCATCCTTGTAAAGTCTGGGCAATCAGAAACCATCAGTAAAAAGAGCACACATCGTTCCCTGTGGTtgctccccatctctctcatcttcatcgcTCACTCCAATTGAAGAGTGACCTAGAGGGAACATGCCTTGATCTTGATGGACCTGTAGGACGGGCTTCCCTAAAACGGGAGATGCCGGGGTTACAACATTGAACTGGGACAGATCACTGCAGAAGGTACTTCAGTGGCGACGGAGAGATTAGATAGATGAGGAAACATAACCTTGCACTGGACTTCAGCTTAGAATGACTTTTTGAAGACAATATCAACGAGCTCCGTTTTTTTCTTTGGCTGAAGATCAAAGGGTTTAATGAACGACAGCCGAAATGGAATAACGGTTACTGGAGCTTTTCTTTCACTGGCCCTTTCCCTTGTGTCATACCTTTCTCACCATGACAAGGCTCGTCGCATCCAGGCATCACCTGCTTTAACAGCGTGTGTGGGGCGGGGGGTCGAGTGGGCAGAGAGTGACCAACAGATGTCAGTGTTCGCTGCTATTTTGAGACATCTTTTAACTGTGGGCCAAGATTTGTTCTTAAAACAAGTTATGGAAGTtcattgaatatatatttagtgCTGGCCAGTAgcatgcatatttattttatgtattggtTATAGGTTATTCCTGAAATCAATCGGACATGGTACTGGAAGGTATGGAACTGATTGCAATTATTGTGGTCATTGGCCTGTTTTTTGTAGTGTTCAAGCAGTTTGGTGTCTGGGAACCCTTGTTATTAGATGGTAAGTAACAGACAGATTTCTCAGTTCATATTCTTATCAAGGCAGTCATATCCCCCACACGTATAGAGAATCTTATTGCACTGTATTGTTGGTAGTTGAAGCTATGTGATTTAAGTggatttcagtgttgtcacCTTATGAGAGAGCTAACTCTCAGTGCAACTCAAGCAAAATTCCTCAAGAGGACAAAGGTCTTATGACCTATTACTGGTGTATAGAAATAGGAAATAAACTGTAAACTAAATACTGTGAGCCTCTGACTTAACTTGATTGTATGTGTTCCCTCTTCTCATCTCCTCACTTTCCTATCCTTCAATCTCTCCCTGACTTACTTgacctgtttctctctttcctctctcaccATAGATGGtgagcacccccccccacccagttCAAACTCCATGTGTTCTTCATTTCCTTTGTCTCTAACGTCTTTCGATCTCTGCCCCACATTCTAATCGtcagtatttattttagttCTGCGTGTTGTCTTTGTTATTCTCTCATCACGTTGTTATCCACCTGTTTACCCTAATTTTAccccaaaatatgttttttatccAATATAATTCTCTGTTACCTACCACAAAAATTCCTCCCCCAATAATTCCTCCCCCAATAATTTTCCCCCCCAATTGTTCAAGCATATTTTCCCTCACCCTTCTGGGTTTCAatctttctcctcccctctcgtGCTATTCTTGTCTCTCACCTGATCTGCATTCTCCCCCCCCTTCACCTTTCTGCTTGTCCCAACGCTCCTtgctttcctcctctccctctctcttcctctcttcctctctcctcctctccctctctcctcctctccctctctcctcctctccctctctccctctctcctcctctccctctctccttctctccctctctcctcctctccctctctcctcctctccctctctccctctctccctctctcctcctctccctctctccctctctccctctcttctctccaacAGAGAGTAGTGATTGTGAATTGGAGCTTTCTGCTGTTCGTTACCAGCCAGAAGGCTTGGAGCAGCTCCAGAGCCAAACCAAGTTCACCCGGAAGGAGCTTCAGTCGCTCTACAGAGGCTTTAAAAACGTGCGTCTGGGAAGTGGTGGGCTGTTGGATCTGAAGGACTGCAAAATATCTCCAAATATCTTTAACATAGTTCAATTTCCAACCTTTTACATATAACATCTATTAGTTGTGTTCAACCCATTGAACAAATCAGTCGTAATATATAATGGATGTATTTCATTTACATGTGCGTAATTTAGCCAACGCTGTTGTCCGGAGTGCATTCATCTGAGGACAGTGATGTGGGACAGCTCAGTCGTCTTTGCACAATACATACAGTCACTATGTTTTCCTCTGAACAGGAGTGTCCTAGTGGCTTGGTGGACGAGGAGACGTTCAAGACCATCTACTCACAGTTCTTCCCCCAGGGAGGTAGGGTGATGCAGGGGAGGCTACGGCCTATAGGTGGGAGACGCCCTTCCATCTGCTGCTGTGTTGTCAGCTATTTCAGGGGCTTGTTATTGGACAGGCAGCATTGTAATACTGATTTGGAATCAACATTTTATCATAAGATTCAAGGTTCTGACAGCTCAGAATCTCAGTGATTGATTAGTTTCTGCTATAAACCCATTTCATCATGAGCAACCGTCAAAGTGGACAAAAGGGGAGGGGATAACCCCCTGTCACCCACTGTACATGGAATGTTAACATTGCACTGGTAATCACTTCTCAGATGCCACCACATATGCACATTTCCTTTTCAACGCTTTTGACATGGACAGAAATGGCGCCATCCGTTTTGAGGTAAGCAAAGCGCCTTCTATGTAAGGTCAGTTGCTGTCTCACATGAAACCTTCATTGTACCTTCACCAAAATATTTAACCATCGCTCTCCCAGTGTTCTGTTCAATAAAAGAAACCTGCATAGATACAACTTTTTTTTGCAGGACTTTGTGATTGGATTATCTGTACTGCTTAGAGGTTCAGACACAGAGAAACTCAGATGGGCCTTCAATCTATACGATATCAACAAGGATGGCTACATAACCAAGGAGGTAACGTGTAAAGTTTCACATCCAAGGTTTCTTGTCTGTTAAAATAGACATGTTCCGTTAGACATAACACTGCAAAAAAGAAATCCTAAAACTGTGGTAAAATCAGAAGAATGTGAATAATGTGGTCTTTTTTCATGTTACCATTTTTAAAAAGGCATTTCTTTTTCTAAAATGAAGCATTACATTTCGGGCCAAACTTACAATTGTGGGTAGGGTTGGAATTTGGGTTAAAGTTAGGCATTACCAGTTAGATTAAGGGTTAGACAATTAGGGCTAAGGTAAGTGTAGGCATACATGTTAGGCTATTGAgtttatggttaaggttaggtttacaGTATAGGTTTAGGATTAGTAAAAGTAGAATTTTGTAAGGAGGTCAAATTTGATGTCcccatttaaatgttaaatgtgtgaatgtatgtgtgtgtaggagaTGCTGGCCATAATGACGTCCATCTATGATATGATGGGCAGGTATACCTCTCCAAGTGTACGAGATGATGACCCATCTGAGCATGTGGAGAAGTTCTTTCAGGTATGTACTCAGGGTAGATGCCCTGGGTATAGCCTCCCATCCCCACTTCACACATTTCACCTCCTGGTACACAGCTTCTGTTTGTGTTAGGTCCTAAGGCTTTACTGTTTATCCAGCCTAAAAGCATCACTATTCCTGTAGAGGCTATAGTTCAGCATTTCATCGAACAATGCCATTAATGGCTACCTTTTACAGAAAATGGATCGGAACAGAGACGGGGTCGTGACCATTGATGAATTCATAGAGACCTGTAAAAAGGTATATAAAATCTCCAGTTCCTTTActggcaaaaataaaacatttatccaCACCTGCAGCAATGtttactgtaaaacatttatccACACCTGCAACAACATTTCCTGTAAAACCTTTATCTACACTGCataaacatttactgtaatacatttatttatacctGCGACCACAtttactgtaaaacatttatctAAACCTGCAATAACATTTACTGTATAACATATAATTTGTATGTGACTGATACAAATGTGTCCTGTTAAAATGTCCAGATAAGCCACAAAGTATTACATGGTTTTACCTTGGCTGGGTAACATTCCGGGTGTTCTGGTAGTTGCTTGACAGGATGATAAGTAACAACTTAGTCTTGCAACGTCCACTGTTTTACCATAAATAGTGTTCAGTTGCCGTTGTGTCCAAAACAACTGATTCCTCCACTTTTCATTTCTCTCACCAGGATGAAAACATCATGGCCTCCATGCAGCTATTTGAGAATGTCATTTAGATCTAAGAAGAGATGGGAAAAACACTGATAGATGTCAAAGTTCTGATTCCCATTTATTGCTTTATTGTGGAACAAGCCCTCTGCACTTTAAAATCTCACCATTTGAAAATTAAAGACAATTTGCATACCTCAAACTGAGGACAGTAAACATTTCACAGGGAACATAGAGAAACGTGACTCTTTAAATATCTGACTCCACAGCTTATAGGAAACAATGGTTCTGCTGACAGATGTACTTGCTTTAACATGGACCCACAGGGAGCAGCAACATAAAGACTGACACGTTGGTGCCCTGTACAGCAGTATACAGTGTCTACTAATCCATCTTGAACTGACTGGGATCCTTTGCATGTTTGCCTGAGGCCAGTGCACGTCGatgtaaacacaaacacaaaatgtttgcttCAGTAGGCTGAAACCGTTCCAATATTATTGTATTGGTGTGCACGTGAGACAAGGTGGGGCAGGGTTGAATCAGCTTCTACATGATGCCATCTACCCACTGCGTACTCGGAGAgagaatgtacagtattttaaaatgttgttgattATCACTTGATTCCAGAATTGCACTCTTAATAACAATTGACCTGCACAACGCATGATCACTTGAAATGGTGGTTATTTTCCTGTGGCAATAAATGGTTATGAATGACCCctagatgtttttttaagagtacaaattcgggctcagggtttaggtttagggtcaaacttacaattgattttatagttagaattggggtttctttaaggtccaggcattgttggttaagtttagggttaaggttaggcattacatttAGGAAAGTTTAGGCacaaatgttactttattgaggttaaggttagggttaggtttagggttaggttaaggttagggtaagggttaggtttagggttaagtgtagggcaagggagcatgcaattgaaatgttttggtccccatgagggtagctgtacaaacttgtgtgtgtgtgtgcatgtgtgtgtgaacgaAAAGACTCAGAGCATACCTAACATACAAAAGAGCAACAGAAGGAAGGGTTGAGTATGGAGAACAAGCCTGGCATAACATGATGCAACTTTGTAGGGACGGCATGGGAGATCACAAGTAAGCCAATGACTCAGCCCCTGTAATAGAGTATGTATACTTGAATTAGAATCTATTACAGATTGGAATAATAAACATGGGTTTGAATGGAACACAGCTCTGCTTCAGCTCACAGACACATGGCCTGATATTCTTTTCTAGAATTCTATTATACAAAGcagaatttattttttcttccatGATGGTGAGTTGCaccaaagcatccccaaaccatgacacagCTGCCACCATGCTTGATCGTTGCTATAAgcttctaaatgtgcaatgcaGTGTTTGGTGTTCACTGGACAAAATGGGATCAATGGCACCCAAAACCTTTACAGATTGGAATAATAAACATGGGTTTGAATGGAACACAGCTGTGCTTCAGCTCACAGACACATGGCCTGATCTTCTGTCCTAGAATTATATTATACAAAGCAGATTAGATTCAAATCTGATGACAAGGGTGAAAGTCAGATTTATGTTGGGTAGGGCTGGCCCAAATCAGGCCTTGTTTATCAAGGTTTTCAAACCCCTGACCCTAATAATCCCTTTCATTGGGATGTATTACCTATGGAGGCAATATCTTATTCACAATATGGAGGCGACAACTTCATGAATGAAGATTACCTGCTTTATTACCTAGCACaccaaaacaaattaatcaaGCAAAACATTTCCTCTCAGACTCCCTCTATGGTTTGAGAGTGTACACCTTTAAAAATCTAACCagattcagtaaaaaaatagaaaatgcagCAATACAGATGTGGGGCAAATATTTAGATATAGTTTTAAACATTCATGGCGAGACGTAGACATTCATAGAGGCAGTTATACATAAGTCATCAATTCAGAGAGATTAATAGTTATCATTTGAGAGCGAAAGGTAAAATCAACAGAGAAATGTCATAAATTCATCTGAAAATCATGTACTTCTTAAACCCAACCTTTGTAAAGAGTTATCTGAAATGTCCCAATGTCACTTCCACATCCCGCTATTGTGGTTTAATGCCAGCAATGATTATGAGACTAGACTTTCCTTCCAGCACTGACTGTGATATAGCTACTTACTCAGTAAACTGAATTATGTGGCCATCCAATCCAGctgtctaaaatgtaaatataaattgtCTCTAATTTCCTGCCAGTAAAGAGCCGGAGTGCCAATCGCTTCTATGCAGTTGATCAAATTTTAGTCCTCTTTGCCAGGGAATGATGGTAATATGGGTTCTCAAACAACTGAGCcccattcaaaatattttcctgCAGTATTTAAATGCATTCTGACTTTTAGAGGGTTTTGCTGAGCTCACCTTTAACATTGAGGACCAACCCACAGTGGGCTACCGTACACTTTGCCATTAACAAAACCAGATGATTATTGCTTTTTACCAGTCTCCCTCATAATCTATAAATActtgaatattgaaattgtctgTCCAATGACAAGAAGTATATTATTAGCtgaaacattacatttgaaCATTAATGCCCCCTGGAGGTCGGTCTATCTGTACATCCTTGGAGGAGATGTGCCACCTGAAGTATTGTACCTTGCAGTCTGAGGGAATAAGCTGTTTAATCATCATTATTGTCTTTTCAATTATGAACCATAACAACTCCAAACTATTAAGAGGACCTTCAGATGTCACGTCTTTTCTTCAGTTATGTCCGGAAATGTTTGGACACGGACgcaattttcataattctgtctctgtttgccATTTCAATGGatctgaaattaaacaaccgagatgcattTGAAGTTCAGAATTTCAGCTCTAAACCAAGGAGTTGAACAGAAAATTTCGTATGAACCTTTTAGgatttgcaaccattttcaaacacagtccccttatttcaggggctcaaatgtaattggacaaatgtcaaacacaatcataaaatatttgcacatttttaatactttgttgagaatcctttgcaggtaaTGGCAattttggaggtgaagatgttggatgtggaggtcctgggctggtgtggttacatgtggtctgcggttgtgaggccagttggatgtactgccaaattctctgaaatgccttagagatggcttatggtagagaaatgaacttTAAATGAACATACGGCTCTGGTGGAAATTCCTgtagtcagcatgccaattgcacgctccctcaaaacatgcaacatttgtggcattgtgctgtgtgatggaactgcacattttagagtggcattttattgtggccagcctaaggcacacctgtgcaataatcacgCTGTCtaatcttgatatgccacacctgtgaggtggatggattatctcggcaaaggagaagtgctcactaacacagaatTTGACAGattctgaacaatatttgagagaaataggccttttgtgtacatagagaaagtcttatatctttgagttcagctcatgataaatgggggcaaaaacaaaaggcagatttgtgtttataattttgt is drawn from Esox lucius isolate fEsoLuc1 chromosome 14, fEsoLuc1.pri, whole genome shotgun sequence and contains these coding sequences:
- the LOC105014868 gene encoding calsenilin-like isoform X4, giving the protein MVLEGMELIAIIVVIGLFFVVFKQFGVWEPLLLDESSDCELELSAVRYQPEGLEQLQSQTKFTRKELQSLYRGFKNECPSGLVDEETFKTIYSQFFPQGDATTYAHFLFNAFDMDRNGAIRFEDFVIGLSVLLRGSDTEKLRWAFNLYDINKDGYITKEEMLAIMTSIYDMMGRYTSPSVRDDDPSEHVEKFFQKMDRNRDGVVTIDEFIETCKKDENIMASMQLFENVI
- the LOC105014868 gene encoding calsenilin-like isoform X3, yielding MKCCLVKWIIDSTTNPQGPDESSDCELELSAVRYQPEGLEQLQSQTKFTRKELQSLYRGFKNECPSGLVDEETFKTIYSQFFPQGDATTYAHFLFNAFDMDRNGAIRFEDFVIGLSVLLRGSDTEKLRWAFNLYDINKDGYITKEEMLAIMTSIYDMMGRYTSPSVRDDDPSEHVEKFFQKMDRNRDGVVTIDEFIETCKKDENIMASMQLFENVI
- the LOC105014868 gene encoding calsenilin-like isoform X1 gives rise to the protein MRELTYHKVNTHQDPQNRKCSRLEKRGLLQRITAQRNINIMQADGKGLDGGLLPDANGKEPSPGGQREDRVKWQKPRITRKSLMKCCLVKWIIDSTTNPQGPDESSDCELELSAVRYQPEGLEQLQSQTKFTRKELQSLYRGFKNECPSGLVDEETFKTIYSQFFPQGDATTYAHFLFNAFDMDRNGAIRFEDFVIGLSVLLRGSDTEKLRWAFNLYDINKDGYITKEEMLAIMTSIYDMMGRYTSPSVRDDDPSEHVEKFFQKMDRNRDGVVTIDEFIETCKKDENIMASMQLFENVI
- the LOC105014868 gene encoding calsenilin-like isoform X2, whose product is MRELTYHKVNTHQDPQNRKCSRLEKRGLLQRITAQRNINIMQADGKGLDGGLLPDANGKEPSPGGQREDRVKWQKPRITRKSLMKCCLVKWIIDSTTNPQGPESSDCELELSAVRYQPEGLEQLQSQTKFTRKELQSLYRGFKNECPSGLVDEETFKTIYSQFFPQGDATTYAHFLFNAFDMDRNGAIRFEDFVIGLSVLLRGSDTEKLRWAFNLYDINKDGYITKEEMLAIMTSIYDMMGRYTSPSVRDDDPSEHVEKFFQKMDRNRDGVVTIDEFIETCKKDENIMASMQLFENVI